One Sodalinema gerasimenkoae IPPAS B-353 DNA segment encodes these proteins:
- a CDS encoding SDR family oxidoreductase, which translates to MNIAILGCGYVGVAAAQHWQAAGHHVTATTTSPERVKELEAIASRVEVIQGNNPDDLKRLLQGQDTLVMSVASKGRAPYKSVYLETAQTLVSVLPEAPELRQIIYTGSGSVYGNWGGGWVNETTPPQPTMENYEILVETEQTLLNAANDDLRVCILRLGGIYGPGREIHRIYRNWAGQTRPGDGNRPSNWIHLDDIVGALAFAQEKRLEGIYNLVDDDHQPTRAVVEAVCQTYQLPPVTWDGSEPATVRYSGKLSNQKIKDAGYQFIHPQRTI; encoded by the coding sequence GTGAACATCGCAATTCTCGGCTGTGGTTATGTCGGCGTAGCCGCTGCCCAACATTGGCAAGCCGCCGGCCATCACGTCACCGCCACCACCACCAGTCCCGAACGAGTTAAAGAACTAGAGGCGATCGCCTCCCGAGTCGAAGTCATCCAGGGGAACAACCCGGACGACTTGAAACGACTCTTACAAGGACAAGACACCCTGGTGATGAGCGTCGCCAGTAAAGGACGGGCCCCCTATAAAAGCGTCTATCTCGAAACCGCTCAAACCCTCGTCTCCGTCCTTCCTGAAGCCCCGGAATTACGACAAATTATCTACACCGGCAGTGGCAGCGTCTACGGCAATTGGGGCGGCGGTTGGGTGAATGAAACTACCCCACCTCAGCCAACGATGGAGAATTACGAGATTTTAGTCGAGACAGAACAGACCCTATTGAACGCTGCTAATGACGACTTGCGAGTCTGTATCCTGCGTCTGGGGGGGATTTATGGCCCCGGTCGAGAAATCCATCGTATTTATCGCAATTGGGCCGGACAAACCCGTCCCGGAGATGGCAATCGTCCCAGTAATTGGATTCATCTCGATGATATTGTCGGGGCCCTGGCCTTTGCCCAGGAAAAGCGTCTAGAGGGGATTTATAATCTGGTGGATGACGACCATCAGCCTACCCGGGCGGTGGTTGAGGCCGTCTGTCAAACCTATCAGTTGCCCCCCGTCACCTGGGATGGCTCAGAACCGGCCACTGTTCGCTATAGTGGCAAACTCTCCAATCAGAAGATTAAGGATGCCGGTTATCAGTTCATTCACCCGCAACGGACAATTTAA
- a CDS encoding DNA polymerase III subunit delta' yields MSVQLEKPIGQEAGLRFLDAALARDRIAPAYLFVGAEGIGRGLAARYFARRLLGDSHPNLTNHPDFLLVEPTYLDKKELYTISQAREKGLKRKSPPQIRLQQIRELSQFLANPPLEASRKVIIIEQAERMAEAAANGLLKTLEEPGRATLILIAPSSESLLPTLVSRCQRIPFSRLSSQQMAEVLQMTGHEEILNHPAILAIAQGSPGVAIAAWDQQNAIPPELLAKVHQLPRSLRDALELAKEISKTLDTPEQLWLLDYLQQTYWHSSGGSLSPTVLGALEEARRHLGRFVQPRLVWEVTLMQVASLPYV; encoded by the coding sequence GTGTCTGTGCAACTTGAGAAACCCATTGGCCAGGAGGCAGGATTACGCTTTCTCGATGCGGCCCTGGCCCGCGATCGCATCGCCCCGGCCTATCTATTTGTCGGGGCCGAAGGAATTGGCCGGGGGTTGGCGGCCCGCTATTTCGCCCGGCGACTGTTGGGAGACTCTCACCCCAATCTCACCAATCACCCAGATTTCTTGCTGGTGGAACCCACCTATCTGGACAAAAAAGAACTCTATACCATCAGCCAGGCCCGGGAGAAGGGACTCAAACGGAAATCCCCTCCACAAATCCGTCTGCAACAAATCCGGGAGTTAAGTCAGTTTCTCGCCAACCCCCCTTTAGAGGCCTCCCGTAAAGTCATTATTATCGAACAGGCCGAACGGATGGCCGAAGCGGCCGCCAACGGACTTCTGAAAACCTTAGAAGAACCCGGACGGGCCACGTTAATCCTCATCGCCCCGTCATCGGAGAGTCTTCTGCCCACCCTCGTCTCCCGCTGTCAACGGATTCCCTTTTCTCGCCTATCAAGTCAACAGATGGCTGAGGTTCTCCAGATGACGGGCCATGAGGAGATTCTCAACCATCCGGCCATTTTGGCGATCGCCCAGGGGAGTCCAGGAGTCGCCATTGCCGCTTGGGACCAACAAAACGCTATTCCCCCAGAACTTCTAGCAAAAGTCCATCAGTTGCCCCGCAGCCTGCGTGATGCCTTGGAGTTAGCCAAGGAGATTAGTAAAACCCTGGATACTCCTGAACAACTTTGGTTACTCGACTATCTGCAACAAACCTATTGGCATTCGAGTGGTGGGAGTCTCTCGCCAACAGTTCTCGGGGCGTTGGAGGAGGCCCGACGGCATCTGGGCCGTTTTGTCCAACCCCGTCTGGTTTGGGAAGTCACCCTAATGCAAGTTGCTTCCCTTCCCTACGTCTAA
- a CDS encoding Crp/Fnr family transcriptional regulator: protein MKSTLTRQRVSRIYDRGDLLPQATSGIWQVCQGWVQLNTYMAMGEERVLGWVGPSMWLGEGLTTRHNHHMKALSRVLMTWYPLDEIQHSPKHGYSLLQQKAKRLYQLEHLLSITAQKRASDRLNNLLRLLTREMGQPTAEGIRLKARLTHQDLANAIGVNRVTVTRILGEFKRQNRLFLDASKHWLVMPEASQVLDVGKGSNLH from the coding sequence ATGAAATCGACCCTCACACGTCAGCGAGTCAGTCGGATTTACGATCGCGGGGATCTCTTACCGCAAGCCACCAGTGGGATTTGGCAAGTTTGTCAGGGTTGGGTGCAACTCAACACCTACATGGCGATGGGTGAAGAACGAGTCCTCGGTTGGGTGGGCCCGTCAATGTGGTTAGGAGAAGGATTAACAACCCGCCATAATCATCACATGAAAGCCCTATCGCGGGTTCTGATGACCTGGTATCCCCTCGATGAGATTCAACATAGCCCCAAACACGGCTATAGCTTGCTTCAGCAAAAAGCCAAACGACTCTATCAGTTAGAACATTTACTCAGTATCACGGCTCAAAAGCGAGCCAGCGATCGCCTCAACAACCTCCTACGACTGCTAACTCGGGAGATGGGCCAACCCACCGCCGAGGGAATCCGCCTCAAAGCAAGGCTGACGCATCAAGACTTAGCCAATGCGATCGGGGTCAATCGTGTAACCGTCACTCGCATTTTAGGGGAGTTTAAACGGCAAAATCGGCTGTTTTTGGATGCTTCTAAACATTGGTTGGTCATGCCAGAGGCTTCTCAAGTCTTAGACGTAGGGAAGGGAAGCAACTTGCATTAG